The following proteins are co-located in the Paraphotobacterium marinum genome:
- a CDS encoding LysR family transcriptional regulator, whose protein sequence is MKMLDDINLFRFIVDSGSVLAASEKLNIPHKTLSRRIQILEDTINIRLFHRSPRKLILTEAGKKLYSTCSPLINKLTYHTEYIVNETKSSQGTLKICCPQILINFGFHQYLSKFLSLEPHINLLVEATTDADSVNTLEWDAVIMEGPLRSSSNIARKIGAFSYILVASPEYLQNKPPINTPLDLECHDLLKSKSFLNWDLSSKNQEQYKVKNEPRLLMSELTGVKSSCLDALGIALLPSWAVKLEVKNGHLEQILPHWCCDTKELFLIYGHREHQPQKLVQFIDFIKSCTLFST, encoded by the coding sequence ATGAAAATGCTGGATGATATAAACTTATTTCGATTTATAGTAGATAGCGGTAGTGTTCTTGCTGCGTCTGAAAAACTGAATATCCCACATAAAACGTTATCTAGACGCATTCAAATCTTAGAAGATACAATCAATATCCGACTTTTTCATCGTAGCCCTAGGAAATTGATTTTAACTGAAGCAGGTAAAAAACTTTATTCAACATGCTCCCCACTTATAAACAAATTAACCTACCATACTGAATATATTGTCAATGAAACCAAAAGCTCTCAAGGCACTTTGAAAATTTGTTGTCCTCAAATTTTAATAAACTTTGGATTTCATCAATATCTTTCAAAATTTTTATCTCTTGAGCCTCATATTAATTTATTAGTAGAAGCAACCACAGATGCTGATTCAGTAAATACTTTAGAGTGGGATGCGGTGATTATGGAGGGACCTTTACGAAGCTCTTCTAATATAGCCAGAAAAATTGGAGCTTTTAGTTATATATTAGTTGCGAGCCCTGAATACTTACAAAATAAGCCGCCTATCAACACGCCATTAGATTTGGAGTGTCATGACTTGTTAAAAAGCAAATCTTTTCTAAACTGGGACTTATCATCTAAAAATCAGGAACAATATAAAGTAAAAAATGAACCTCGATTATTAATGAGTGAGCTGACAGGTGTTAAATCTTCTTGTTTAGATGCTTTAGGGATTGCGCTTTTACCAAGCTGGGCTGTTAAGTTAGAAGTGAAAAATGGCCATTTAGAACAAATTCTACCTCATTGGTGCTGTGACACAAAAGAGTTGTTCCTTATATACGGACATCGTGAACACCAACCTCAAAAACTTGTTCAGTTTATTGATTTTATAAAAAGCTGCACATTATTTTCAACGTAA
- a CDS encoding lipocalin family protein, producing MLKVLKNIMFIIIVFQSCYALSQEMQTVKHVDLKKYMGKWYEVARLPNSFQRNCTCTTAQYKFKSSDEISVVNSCIKKGKLSVAKGTAWQENAHDTSKLKVQFFWPFSAKYWILYLSKDYKYAVVGEPSRDYLWFLSRTKQVSPKQMKIMKEVALKNNYNLNNLLTTKNYQCK from the coding sequence ATGTTAAAAGTCTTAAAAAATATTATGTTTATCATAATTGTATTTCAAAGTTGTTATGCTTTATCACAAGAAATGCAAACCGTTAAACATGTTGATTTAAAAAAATATATGGGTAAGTGGTATGAAGTTGCAAGATTACCGAACTCCTTCCAAAGAAATTGTACCTGTACTACTGCACAATATAAATTTAAATCATCAGATGAAATATCTGTGGTCAATAGTTGTATAAAAAAAGGGAAGTTATCAGTTGCCAAAGGCACAGCTTGGCAAGAAAATGCTCATGATACAAGTAAATTGAAAGTTCAATTTTTTTGGCCATTTTCGGCAAAATACTGGATATTGTATTTATCTAAAGATTATAAGTATGCTGTTGTTGGCGAACCTAGCCGAGATTATTTATGGTTTTTAAGTCGAACCAAACAAGTTAGTCCCAAACAAATGAAAATTATGAAAGAGGTTGCATTAAAGAATAATTATAATCTGAATAATTTATTAACTACAAAAAATTACCAATGTAAATAA
- a CDS encoding LytR/AlgR family response regulator transcription factor — MKQKIYTIPLFQNIVFLWLLFHIASNILLASFRFINSYLFFANPNYLNLTEDNPAISLLSIRYDANEYLNHPILLFLEYLSNQVPQWIFFGLSLFIAQYCYKKFNKKSFQVLLIILFALIHALLYKWFGTEYRNIFTSEVLPNYNPILNITYRVWEIIPLTTSFAFFNLLVILSFHEKIKIVSLNIFNTNKINSKVNLDKKNHIDLVESSPNEANKQNQQTEYLECKKLNKTFFINLVDISHIEYSSNYLSVFSQGDEFLIRSSMKQIEVSLPPNFIKIKRNLIINKNFIEKTSRFYRGKNKIIEIFLKQNLSFEVSRNYHEIIEKQKLTESLLK, encoded by the coding sequence ATGAAACAAAAAATTTACACTATTCCATTATTCCAAAATATTGTTTTTTTATGGTTATTATTTCATATTGCCTCTAACATTTTATTGGCAAGCTTTAGGTTTATTAATAGTTACTTGTTTTTTGCAAATCCAAATTATTTAAACTTAACTGAAGATAATCCAGCAATTTCTTTACTCAGTATTCGATACGATGCAAACGAATATTTAAACCATCCAATTCTTCTTTTTCTGGAATATCTATCAAATCAGGTACCGCAATGGATATTTTTTGGTTTATCGCTCTTTATTGCTCAGTATTGCTACAAAAAATTTAACAAAAAATCTTTCCAAGTTTTGTTGATTATATTGTTTGCACTTATTCATGCACTGCTTTATAAATGGTTTGGAACAGAGTATCGAAATATTTTTACAAGTGAAGTTTTACCTAATTATAATCCAATTTTAAATATTACATACAGAGTTTGGGAGATTATCCCATTAACAACTTCCTTTGCTTTTTTTAATTTACTTGTGATCTTATCTTTTCATGAAAAAATTAAAATTGTTTCCTTAAATATTTTTAACACAAATAAAATCAATTCGAAGGTTAATTTAGATAAAAAGAATCATATAGATTTAGTGGAAAGCTCTCCAAATGAAGCAAACAAACAGAATCAACAAACTGAATACTTAGAATGTAAGAAATTAAATAAAACCTTTTTTATTAATTTAGTTGATATTAGTCATATCGAATATAGTTCTAACTATCTATCTGTCTTTTCACAGGGAGATGAATTTCTCATACGTTCATCCATGAAACAAATAGAAGTATCGCTCCCTCCAAATTTTATAAAGATCAAAAGAAATCTTATTATTAATAAAAATTTTATTGAAAAAACCTCTCGATTTTACAGGGGAAAAAATAAAATTATTGAGATTTTTTTAAAACAAAATTTAAGTTTCGAAGTCTCAAGAAATTATCATGAAATAATTGAAAAACAAAAATTAACAGAATCATTGTTAAAATAA
- a CDS encoding KUP/HAK/KT family potassium transporter, with protein sequence MLFIMTTWARGRVLEENSLKENQSEDKPSSLFGRSLIKTSGVGIFLASRSKGIPNTLKSYCKHTQTIPKQVIILTVVTKPYPRISANRRVLIQEIEPHVIRVNVYYGFMQSPNVPKVLMNIKDELSFELKNVTFFVGRQTGNVTRKKNMSMWRKKLYIFLSKNAEEQIIHYKIPSDKVFEIGVRYSL encoded by the coding sequence ATGTTATTTATTATGACGACATGGGCACGGGGCAGAGTATTAGAAGAAAATAGTCTTAAAGAAAATCAATCTGAAGATAAACCTTCATCTTTATTTGGGCGTTCTTTAATAAAAACTTCTGGTGTTGGTATCTTTCTGGCCAGCAGATCAAAGGGTATTCCAAATACGCTTAAAAGCTATTGTAAACATACACAAACAATTCCCAAACAAGTGATCATTTTAACCGTTGTAACCAAGCCATACCCGAGAATTTCAGCAAATAGGCGGGTGTTGATTCAAGAGATTGAACCTCATGTGATTAGAGTTAATGTTTACTACGGTTTTATGCAGTCACCTAATGTACCAAAGGTTTTAATGAATATTAAAGATGAACTAAGTTTTGAATTAAAAAATGTTACTTTTTTCGTTGGTCGACAAACAGGAAACGTTACCAGAAAAAAAAACATGTCAATGTGGAGAAAAAAACTATATATTTTTTTAAGTAAAAATGCAGAAGAACAGATCATTCACTATAAAATACCAAGTGATAAAGTATTTGAGATTGGTGTTAGGTATTCGCTATAA
- a CDS encoding RCC1 domain-containing protein has protein sequence MKLIFLFLSLIFLISCGGESGESNTYKEEDTSITPDNPDPNPDPNPDPVPIDPINPDNPQIKIIQLSSGNNHSCVVTENNDVYCWGGNEFGQLGNGSFENSFVPVLIENFKFKQISSGNKFTCGIDTDDEAYCWGSNSYRQLGKECGIIQTCGLETNENSPIKVSNIKFRQISSGDDYVCAISVDDLAYCWGRNTKGELGQNSDDFFFSSPTKVRDPVLGAVVYYKNINAGSFQTCAISLDNQLYCWGSNKKGGIGQNLNLDNFDRPTLLDFDYLDTPEKIVSGTLSACMINNSQQLFCWGNNDVNELYLSTPSILEPQIIEIENQNIQEVALSLGSQNILGDNRSHSCALSSSNVIYCFGSNNFGQLGTRNLTVNRNEIKDILFSDISVGYQFSCGLNVDQTQVICWGLNDVGQLGRAR, from the coding sequence ATGAAATTGATTTTTTTATTTTTGAGCTTAATTTTTTTAATTTCATGTGGGGGTGAGAGCGGAGAAAGTAATACTTATAAAGAAGAAGATACATCTATAACGCCGGATAATCCTGATCCAAATCCTGATCCAAACCCTGATCCAGTTCCAATTGATCCAATAAATCCTGATAACCCACAAATTAAAATTATACAGTTATCATCTGGGAACAATCATTCTTGTGTTGTGACTGAAAATAACGATGTATATTGTTGGGGAGGAAATGAGTTCGGACAACTTGGTAATGGAAGTTTTGAAAATTCATTTGTACCAGTATTAATCGAGAATTTCAAATTTAAGCAAATATCCAGTGGTAATAAGTTCACATGTGGTATTGATACAGATGATGAAGCATATTGCTGGGGTTCAAACTCTTATCGTCAGTTAGGAAAAGAATGTGGGATTATTCAAACTTGTGGTTTAGAAACAAATGAAAACTCACCTATTAAAGTATCTAACATCAAATTTAGGCAGATTAGTTCTGGAGACGACTATGTTTGTGCAATCAGTGTTGATGATTTAGCTTATTGCTGGGGTAGGAATACTAAGGGAGAGCTTGGTCAAAACTCAGATGATTTCTTTTTTAGCTCACCTACTAAGGTGCGTGATCCTGTTCTTGGAGCAGTTGTTTATTACAAAAATATTAATGCAGGGTCATTTCAGACCTGTGCTATTTCCTTAGATAATCAGCTGTATTGTTGGGGATCGAACAAAAAAGGTGGTATTGGACAAAATTTGAACTTAGATAATTTTGACAGGCCAACTCTCTTAGATTTTGATTATTTAGATACACCGGAAAAAATTGTATCGGGGACCTTGTCAGCATGCATGATTAATAACAGTCAGCAATTGTTCTGTTGGGGGAATAATGATGTAAATGAATTGTATTTGTCGACACCTAGTATTTTAGAACCTCAAATAATTGAAATTGAGAACCAAAATATTCAAGAGGTAGCTCTAAGTTTAGGTTCTCAAAATATTTTAGGTGACAATCGAAGTCACTCGTGCGCCTTGTCTTCGAGCAATGTCATATATTGTTTTGGTTCAAATAATTTTGGTCAATTAGGAACAAGAAATTTAACTGTTAATCGAAACGAAATTAAAGACATTTTATTTTCAGATATTAGTGTTGGTTATCAATTTTCATGTGGCCTTAATGTTGATCAAACACAAGTTATATGTTGGGGGTTAAATGATGTGGGGCAGCTTGGTCGGGCCAGGTAA
- a CDS encoding AAA family ATPase, whose amino-acid sequence MLNFENKKNTKLPPLSYRVRPKNIKDFVGQNELFQSNSLLNLILNKNHLVSLVLQGPSGTGKTTLAHLIAAHYDGHFKELSAVTDGVKQLKEIVALSTTLSDKPFILFIDEIHRFSKSQQDFLLPFIESGQFYLIAATTENISFELNNALLSRLQVLKLKSLEATDITKRLKAVIEDPKKGLSAPNPHITTKVDHKVIHSIAELSNGDLRYALNMLETCYYAALQESDKDIYIKLSHLKSISSKPLNFDKKITIGMIKSVHYKKAFEVLIQMPLSIGLQK is encoded by the coding sequence ATGCTTAATTTTGAAAACAAAAAAAACACAAAATTACCCCCCCTATCATATCGGGTAAGACCGAAAAACATTAAAGATTTTGTTGGACAAAATGAACTTTTTCAATCCAATTCTTTGTTGAATCTCATTTTAAATAAGAATCATCTAGTATCCCTCGTTCTGCAAGGACCATCAGGTACTGGTAAAACGACACTGGCACACTTGATTGCTGCACATTATGATGGTCATTTCAAAGAACTATCAGCTGTAACCGACGGAGTAAAACAGTTGAAAGAAATTGTTGCATTATCAACAACATTAAGTGATAAACCTTTTATTTTATTTATTGATGAAATTCATAGGTTTTCAAAATCTCAACAGGATTTTCTGTTACCTTTTATTGAAAGTGGTCAGTTTTATTTAATTGCTGCAACGACAGAAAACATTTCATTTGAGTTAAATAATGCCCTACTTTCAAGGCTTCAAGTACTTAAACTAAAGTCATTAGAAGCCACTGATATTACTAAACGCTTAAAAGCTGTAATCGAAGATCCTAAAAAGGGTTTATCTGCACCTAACCCTCACATTACAACTAAAGTTGATCATAAGGTGATTCATTCAATAGCTGAATTATCTAATGGAGATTTAAGGTACGCATTAAACATGCTTGAAACATGTTACTATGCAGCATTGCAAGAAAGTGATAAAGATATATATATAAAGTTAAGTCATCTAAAATCTATATCTAGTAAACCTTTAAATTTTGATAAAAAAATAACAATTGGTATGATCAAATCAGTGCACTACAAAAAAGCATTCGAGGTTCTGATCCAGATGCCGCTCTCTATTGGGCTGCAAAAATGA
- a CDS encoding AAA family ATPase — protein sequence MIESGCPYDYVFRRLLVIASEDVGLAEPNCITIINSCWEAYKKLGDAETDSFAQAIVYLACCPKSNSIHKAWKKVRKDIQNGPDLGVPEHLKNTLPKNATIKYRYSHDEPYAYSPGQIYFPSSMEAKTYYEPKEYGFEKKLQNKLEFLKKLTKN from the coding sequence ATGATTGAGTCAGGTTGTCCGTATGATTATGTATTCAGAAGACTCTTAGTAATTGCATCAGAAGATGTTGGACTTGCAGAGCCAAACTGTATCACGATCATCAATTCTTGTTGGGAGGCTTATAAAAAATTAGGAGATGCTGAAACTGATTCGTTTGCACAAGCCATAGTTTACTTAGCCTGTTGTCCCAAAAGTAATTCAATTCACAAAGCTTGGAAGAAAGTCAGAAAAGATATACAAAATGGCCCTGATTTGGGTGTTCCAGAGCATTTAAAAAACACTTTACCAAAAAATGCAACTATAAAATATCGTTACAGTCATGATGAACCATATGCCTATTCACCTGGACAAATTTATTTTCCAAGCTCAATGGAAGCTAAAACATATTACGAACCTAAGGAATATGGTTTTGAAAAAAAATTACAAAATAAACTCGAATTCTTAAAAAAACTTACAAAAAACTGA
- the dctA gene encoding C4-dicarboxylate transporter DctA codes for MKILKNLYVQVLIGIFLGGLAGAFYPDFATQFKPFADIFIKLVKMLIAPIIFLTLVSGIAAMKDMKLVGKIGGASLIYFMITTTCALTIGLIVVNVLHPGSGMNIDPKSLDINAASSYIGGAHQMKSIPDFIMNIVPSTFVGAFVHGEILQVLLVAIFFASALLMIGEKAEPILNGIETLSQVFFKIVHMVMKYAPIAAFAAMAFTIGKYGTHSILGLISLILTFYLTCFVFVIGILGFILHFYCKINVFKLLKYIKEEIFIVIATSSSESALPSLMEKLSKLGCKRSIVGLVVPTGYSFNLDGTSIYLTMAAIFIAQATNIDLSIYQQIMLLGLMIISSKGAAGVTGSGFIILASSLAAVGHVPVAGIVIILGIDRFMSEGRAITNMIGNSIATLIISKWQNGLDYKQVNQNLNQVREKSKQTTSIQLN; via the coding sequence ATGAAAATTTTAAAAAACCTTTACGTTCAAGTTTTAATTGGTATCTTCTTGGGAGGTCTTGCAGGAGCTTTTTATCCTGACTTTGCTACTCAATTTAAACCATTCGCTGATATCTTTATCAAGCTTGTAAAAATGTTAATTGCTCCCATCATTTTTCTAACTTTAGTTTCTGGCATTGCAGCAATGAAAGATATGAAGCTTGTTGGTAAAATTGGGGGCGCATCATTAATATACTTTATGATTACGACTACCTGTGCTTTGACAATTGGGTTGATAGTGGTCAATGTTTTGCACCCTGGAAGTGGGATGAACATTGATCCTAAAAGTTTAGACATTAATGCGGCATCAAGTTATATTGGTGGTGCCCATCAAATGAAAAGTATTCCTGATTTCATCATGAATATTGTGCCAAGTACCTTTGTTGGTGCATTTGTACATGGTGAGATTTTACAGGTCTTGTTGGTTGCTATATTTTTTGCATCAGCATTGTTAATGATTGGAGAAAAAGCAGAGCCAATTTTAAATGGTATAGAAACTCTTTCGCAAGTCTTTTTTAAAATTGTTCATATGGTAATGAAATATGCGCCAATTGCTGCATTTGCTGCTATGGCTTTCACGATTGGAAAATATGGAACTCATTCAATTTTAGGTTTAATTAGTTTAATTTTAACTTTTTATTTAACCTGCTTTGTTTTTGTTATTGGTATTTTAGGATTTATTTTACATTTTTACTGTAAAATAAATGTTTTTAAATTACTTAAATATATCAAAGAAGAAATATTTATTGTGATTGCAACATCATCTTCTGAATCAGCATTACCATCATTAATGGAAAAACTTTCCAAGTTAGGTTGCAAACGTTCTATCGTAGGATTAGTCGTCCCGACAGGTTATTCTTTTAATTTGGATGGAACTTCTATTTATTTAACAATGGCAGCCATTTTTATCGCACAGGCAACAAATATCGATTTGTCGATATATCAACAAATTATGCTTTTGGGTTTAATGATTATAAGCTCTAAGGGAGCCGCAGGGGTCACAGGTAGTGGCTTTATTATTTTAGCGAGCTCATTAGCAGCAGTGGGGCATGTTCCTGTTGCTGGAATAGTGATTATTTTAGGAATTGATCGTTTTATGTCTGAAGGTAGAGCAATTACAAATATGATAGGAAATAGTATCGCAACTCTGATTATATCGAAGTGGCAAAATGGTTTAGATTATAAGCAAGTGAATCAAAATTTGAATCAAGTTCGAGAAAAATCAAAGCAAACCACTTCAATACAACTTAATTAA
- a CDS encoding NAD(P)H-dependent flavin oxidoreductase has protein sequence MNTNKINYLKSSHPIIEKLDLKIPLFIAPMLGVTSEALIISASQEKIFSFLPTGASEKLSRYIIQEIYENIVSKGNSDYIGIAIDMNRLKVDDSFFDFVLSLKPKAIWFSFGEASSYIKKCKQNNILAFTQLNTFKEMQDAIDADVDVLVAQGLEAGGHTGNKNSIVSLLPNIKDYLGKIKKTNQIAVLAAGGVVDSRTFKAARVLGADGVVMGTRFALSYESDYPERYKNNILNVKNNFDATLLSYEADLIMGRKKHSHQGRALINNILNNTVTKNLSENNLFITRITQKNTNKLL, from the coding sequence ATGAATACCAATAAAATAAATTACCTTAAATCTTCACACCCCATAATAGAAAAACTTGATTTAAAAATCCCTCTTTTTATCGCGCCAATGCTAGGCGTTACATCAGAAGCATTGATAATTAGTGCTTCTCAAGAAAAAATTTTTTCTTTTTTGCCGACAGGGGCAAGTGAGAAATTATCTAGATATATCATTCAAGAAATATATGAAAATATAGTTTCAAAAGGAAATTCTGATTATATTGGTATTGCCATTGATATGAATCGACTTAAAGTAGATGACTCATTTTTTGACTTTGTATTAAGTTTGAAGCCAAAAGCAATCTGGTTTTCATTTGGAGAAGCTTCTTCTTATATAAAAAAATGCAAACAAAATAATATCCTTGCCTTTACACAATTAAATACATTTAAAGAGATGCAAGATGCTATTGATGCGGATGTAGATGTATTAGTTGCGCAAGGTCTTGAAGCTGGTGGTCATACTGGAAATAAAAACTCAATTGTCAGTCTATTGCCTAACATTAAGGATTATTTGGGTAAAATAAAAAAAACAAACCAAATTGCAGTTCTTGCCGCTGGAGGCGTTGTGGATAGCAGAACATTCAAAGCTGCAAGAGTTTTAGGCGCAGATGGTGTTGTGATGGGAACGAGATTTGCACTATCTTATGAATCTGATTATCCTGAAAGATATAAAAACAATATTCTAAATGTAAAAAATAATTTCGATGCTACTTTATTAAGCTATGAAGCCGATTTAATTATGGGAAGAAAAAAGCACTCGCATCAAGGACGCGCACTAATCAATAATATATTAAATAACACTGTCACCAAAAACTTATCTGAGAACAATTTATTTATAACACGTATTACACAAAAAAATACCAACAAGCTACTATAA
- a CDS encoding NAD(P)H-dependent flavin oxidoreductase — protein MNYRKPSHPIIEKLDLKIPLFIAPMLGVTSEALIISASQEKTFSFLPTGASEKLSKDIIQEIYENIVSKGNSDYIGIAIDMNRLKVDDSFFDFVLSLKPKAIWFSFGEVSSYIKKCKQNNVLAFTQLNTFKEMQDAIDADVDVIVAQGLEAGGHTGNKNSIVSLLPNIKDYLGKIKKTNQIAVLAAGGIVDSRTFKAARVLGADGVVMGTRFALSYESDYPERYKNNILNVKNNFDATLLSYEADLIMGRKKHSHQGRALINNMINNTVTQNLTENNLSETQKKYQQAIKNHNVAYEIIWCSQNVGLIKKLLSVRDIIKQIKDQLE, from the coding sequence ATGAATTACCGAAAACCTTCACACCCCATAATAGAAAAACTTGATTTAAAAATTCCTCTTTTTATCGCGCCAATGCTAGGCGTTACATCAGAAGCGTTGATAATTAGTGCCTCTCAAGAAAAAACTTTTTCTTTTTTACCGACAGGGGCAAGTGAGAAATTATCAAAAGATATCATTCAAGAAATATATGAAAATATAGTTTCAAAAGGAAATTCTGATTATATTGGTATTGCTATTGATATGAATCGACTTAAAGTAGATGACTCATTTTTTGACTTTGTATTAAGTTTGAAGCCAAAAGCAATCTGGTTTTCATTTGGAGAAGTTTCTTCATATATAAAAAAATGTAAACAAAATAATGTCCTTGCTTTTACACAATTAAATACATTCAAAGAGATGCAAGATGCTATTGATGCGGATGTGGATGTAATAGTTGCGCAGGGTCTTGAAGCTGGTGGTCATACTGGAAATAAAAACTCAATTGTCAGCCTATTACCAAATATTAAGGATTATTTGGGTAAAATAAAAAAAACAAACCAAATTGCAGTTCTTGCCGCTGGAGGCATTGTGGATAGCAGAACATTCAAAGCTGCAAGAGTTTTAGGCGCAGATGGTGTTGTGATGGGAACGAGATTTGCACTATCTTATGAATCCGATTATCCCGAAAGATATAAAAACAATATTCTAAATGTAAAAAATAATTTTGATGCTACTTTATTAAGTTATGAAGCTGATTTAATTATGGGAAGAAAAAAACACTCGCATCAAGGACGCGCACTAATCAATAATATGATCAATAACACTGTCACTCAAAATTTAACAGAAAATAATTTATCGGAGACACAAAAAAAATATCAACAAGCTATTAAAAATCATAATGTTGCATATGAAATTATTTGGTGTAGCCAAAATGTGGGTTTAATAAAGAAACTACTCAGTGTCAGAGATATTATTAAGCAAATTAAAGATCAACTTGAGTAA
- a CDS encoding COG4705 family protein, with protein MDSVPSKNKPLQLSKVAQVTVIFWLLKIISTTIGESSSDFMYSISPVLSIGAIFLLLITSLFIQITHKRFVSWMYWSVIILVAIFGTMFADAIHFIGVPLIVSTGCFVFLLMSIFYIWYRNEKTLDPHCINTTKREIFYWLVILFTFCLGTSSGDFVAHSLHLGYVQATIFFGLAMIFIPSILYVFRIDNITLFWITYILTRPFGASAADLIAKPKSLGGFGLGDGTTSLIFLGVMFVFVFVFVLILNFSSKEHKSVDEILNIEEL; from the coding sequence ATGGACTCTGTACCTAGCAAAAATAAACCATTACAGTTGAGTAAAGTCGCTCAAGTTACTGTTATTTTTTGGCTTTTAAAAATTATTTCAACAACTATTGGAGAATCTTCTTCTGATTTTATGTATTCAATTTCACCAGTATTGTCGATAGGAGCAATATTTCTATTATTAATTACTTCACTTTTTATCCAAATCACTCATAAGAGGTTCGTTTCTTGGATGTACTGGAGTGTAATTATTTTAGTGGCTATATTTGGGACTATGTTTGCTGATGCTATACATTTTATAGGAGTTCCTCTTATTGTATCAACTGGTTGTTTTGTTTTTTTATTAATGAGCATATTTTATATTTGGTACCGCAACGAAAAAACTTTAGATCCACATTGTATCAATACCACTAAGCGAGAAATATTTTATTGGCTGGTTATTTTATTTACTTTTTGTTTAGGTACATCATCAGGTGATTTCGTTGCGCACTCACTTCATTTAGGCTATGTCCAAGCAACAATTTTTTTTGGTCTAGCAATGATATTCATACCCAGTATATTATATGTTTTCCGCATTGATAATATCACTTTATTCTGGATAACTTACATTTTAACTCGACCTTTCGGAGCTTCTGCCGCCGACTTAATCGCCAAGCCAAAAAGTCTAGGAGGATTTGGTCTGGGTGATGGTACAACATCATTAATATTTTTAGGAGTGATGTTTGTGTTTGTGTTTGTGTTTGTATTAATTTTAAATTTTTCTTCTAAAGAACACAAAAGTGTTGATGAAATTTTGAATATTGAGGAATTATAA
- a CDS encoding VTT domain-containing protein, translating to MLQQLIYVMEHSTHYLTEMVSQYGLWAYAIMGLILFCETGIVLMPFLPGDTLLFTAGSLSAGNINIINIKVLLVVFTLSVILGDSTNFWVGRRSEGHIRKLTGRWYFNEKHLSKTIDYYHKYGLIIIIFGRFIPIIRTFIPFAAGISKLEYLRFLSFSVIGSISWVCLISLCGYFFGRIPIVKSHFSLIILMIIAISVFPVFIQFIKKRLIP from the coding sequence ATGCTACAACAACTTATCTATGTCATGGAACATTCTACTCATTATCTCACTGAAATGGTTTCACAATATGGTTTATGGGCATATGCTATTATGGGACTGATTCTTTTTTGTGAAACAGGAATTGTCTTAATGCCTTTTTTGCCTGGTGACACCTTATTATTTACTGCTGGTAGTTTATCTGCAGGCAACATTAACATAATTAACATCAAGGTTTTGTTAGTTGTATTTACTTTATCCGTCATATTAGGCGATTCAACCAATTTTTGGGTCGGTAGGCGTTCGGAAGGCCATATAAGAAAATTAACTGGTCGCTGGTATTTTAACGAAAAACATCTATCAAAAACAATAGATTATTATCACAAGTATGGTTTAATCATAATTATTTTTGGTCGATTTATACCAATTATTAGGACATTCATACCTTTTGCTGCCGGCATATCAAAATTGGAATATCTAAGATTTCTAAGTTTTAGTGTTATTGGTTCTATAAGCTGGGTTTGTCTAATAAGCTTGTGCGGTTATTTCTTTGGACGCATCCCAATAGTTAAAAGTCATTTTTCGCTTATCATTTTGATGATTATCGCCATATCAGTATTTCCTGTGTTCATTCAATTTATAAAGAAAAGATTAATACCATAA